In a single window of the Nicotiana tomentosiformis chromosome 10, ASM39032v3, whole genome shotgun sequence genome:
- the LOC104108723 gene encoding acyltransferase Pun1-like, translating to MKMPSSTILSEKLIKPSSPTPSTQRWHKLSLLDQAFSNIYIPFAFFYTKKQLDSVSINPTQISHLLENSLSKLLVSYYPYAGRLKDNTIVDCNDVGADFLRVEINIPISQALQKHNNVIEEMVFPRDLPWSNCTNRGLVVAQLSYFNCGGIAISLCISHKVGDGHSSYNLFHDWAKITREPNGPKPVLQYVQESIFPPPITGTPFLSPVCTSNKEDCIQRKFIFPIQKLNKLKALIAATSNVQNPTRNEVVSALIFKCIVAAVKVVNSGKSFQPWIMSQSFDLRHQIDLPPNSIGNILTSTYISIAAEKYMTLANIVTEMRKEKQRVCDRDNVEDNLFLKKFLELATEEKNFLKVQNNMCNFSSLVKFPVHEIDFGWGKPAKVNIANGLHNKVVFLVGNLSGVDAFVSLSAKVMSVFEKEKELLEFAAAVPTF from the coding sequence ATGAAGATGCCATCTTCTACTATACTTTCAGAAAAACTCATTAAACCCTCCTCTCCAACTCCTTCTACTCAAAGATGGCACAAACTCTCTCTTCTTGATCAAGCCTTCAGCAATATTTACATTCCCTTTGCCTTTTTCTACACCAAAAAACAACTTGATTCTGTTTCAATTAATCCAACTCAAATATCTCATCTTCTTGAAAATTCATTATCTAAATTACTTGTATCATATTATCCATACGCTGGAAGACTTAAGGATAATACTATCGTCGATTGTAACGATGTCGGTGCTGATTTTTTACGTGTCGAAATTAATATCCCTATATCTCAAGCACTTCAAAAACATAATAATGTTATTGAAGAGATGGTATTTCCACGAGATTTACCTTGGTCAAATTGTACTAATCGTGGTTTAGTTGTTGCTCAACTTAGTTACTTCAATTGTGGAGGAATTGCTATTAGCTTGTGTATATCTCACAAAGTTGGAGATGGACATAGTAGTTACAATCTTTTTCATGATTGGGCCAAGATAACCCGTGAGCCCAATGGGCCAAAACCCGTTTTACAATATGTCCAAGAATCCATCTTCCCTCCACCTATTACTGGTACCCCTTTTTTATCTCCTGTTTGTACATCAAACAAAGAAGATTGCATTCAAAGAAAGTTCATTTTTCCAATCCAGAAACTTAACAAACTCAAGGCATTAATAGCTGCTACATCAAACGTTCAAAATCCGACACGCAATGAAGTTGTCAGTGCACTTATATTTAAGTGTATTGTTGCTGCAGTGAAAGTAGTTAACTCCGGTAAATCATTTCAACCATGGATCATGTCGCAATCTTTTGACTTGCGACATCAAATAGATTTGCCACCAAATAGTATTGGAAACATTCTGACGTCCACTTATATATCTATAGCCGCTGAGAAGTACATGACATTAGCAAATATAGTTACAGAAATGAGAAAGGAAAAGCAACGAGTTTGTGATCGAGATAATGTTGAAGATAATCTATTTCTTAAGAAGTTTCTGGAACTAGCAACAGAAGAGAAAAATTTCTTAAAAGTTCAAAATAATATGTGCAATTTTAGTAGCTTAGTGAAATTTCCAGTACATGAAATTGATTTTGGTTGGGGGAAACCTGCAAAAGTGAACATAGCAAACGGTTTACATAATAAGGTAGTTTTCTTGGTTGGTAACCTAAGTGGAGTAGATGCATTTGTTTCACTAAGTGCAAAAGTAATGTCTGTCTTTGAAAAGGAGAAGGAGCTTCTTGAATTTGCTGCAGCAGTTCCAACTTTTTAG